One Sodalinema gerasimenkoae IPPAS B-353 DNA segment encodes these proteins:
- a CDS encoding aspartyl protease family protein — translation MNNAERYPFLSGDPALGEASFHPYLPFTLGHQEKTIATTGLLDTGASVNVLPYSLGIEIGYEWERQSTALSLTGNLAQYEARVVLAQAVFGQFEPVQLVFAWTQATNVPLILGQVNFFMEFNVCFYRSQLEFAVTPKTLISE, via the coding sequence ATGAATAATGCTGAGCGGTATCCATTCCTTTCCGGTGATCCGGCATTAGGAGAAGCCAGTTTTCATCCATATCTGCCTTTTACCCTGGGTCATCAAGAGAAGACTATCGCTACAACAGGTTTACTGGATACTGGGGCAAGTGTAAATGTATTGCCCTATTCTCTGGGGATCGAGATTGGGTACGAATGGGAGAGACAGTCTACTGCATTAAGCTTGACAGGCAATTTGGCTCAATATGAAGCGCGTGTCGTGCTTGCCCAAGCGGTTTTTGGACAGTTCGAGCCTGTGCAACTGGTATTCGCCTGGACACAGGCGACCAATGTCCCGCTTATCCTGGGACAAGTGAACTTTTTTATGGAGTTCAATGTTTGCTTCTATCGTTCACAGCTAGAGTTTGCCGTCACTCCCAAAACTTTGATTTCAGAGTAG